The region CCAACAACTGGCGGCGCGACGCAAACAACGGCGCTCCCTCGTGGGGCGTCGCTGCGGGCGCCATGGGCGTGGCGATCAATCCGGCCCCGAACGACATCTCGACCATCGCTGGCTTCCGGGACTTCAAGCTTCACCTCGAATGGCTGTCGCCACCCGGCGGCACCGGCCAGGAAGCAGGCAATTCCGGCGTGAAACTCCAGCGCAGCTACGAGCTGCAAATCCTCAACACTCCGATCAGCCAATCCCTGCAAAACGATCTGGCCGGTTCCTTCTACCTGCAAAAGCAAGCCGACGTGAACGCCAGCCTCGGTGCGGGCGCATGGCAAAGCTACGATGTCGATTTCACCGCCGCCCGTTGGAACGGCGCGGTGAAGACCGCCGACGCCCGCGCCACTGTTCGCTGGAACGGCATGCTGGTGCATAACAATGTCGCAATTCCCGGCGCCACGGGAGAGTCTCCCGCTGAAGCCCCCGGGCTCCTACCCATCGTCCTCCAGGCCCACTCCAGCAGTGCCAGCGGTCCGGTTCGCTTCCGCAACATCTGGGTCATTCCGAAAGTGAGCCCTCAGGAGAAGTGGCAAGCGTGGATCGACGGCAGCGGCCTCCAGGGAGCCCAGCAGGATCCAAATGCCGATCCCGATGGCGATGGCATGAAGAACCTCTGGGAATACGCCACCGGCGGCAGCGCGACGGCGGGAGACATCCTCACAACGACTGGCGATTCACGGACTCCGCGGATGACCATGTTCAACGACTCGGAAGAGAGCTACCTCGAGTTCACCTTCGTGCGACGCGCGGACTTCCTGGACCGCGGACTGGATTTCCGGATCGAAACTTCGTCGACCCTCGGTCCGGACTCATGGACCTTCCGCTCCTCAAGCCTCGTCGGTCCACCCGAACCCGTCGGCGACGGCACTCTTGAAAAAGTGACCCTCCGCGTGGATGAGCCGGTCTCCGGCAGCCCGCAGCTGTTTGCTCGCTTGAGAGCGGAGATGCAGGAGTGAGTTGTTGGGGCGCAGGTGTCCGGCCGCTGTCAGCCCTCTTATTTCCTCATACGAAAAGCCTCGGAACGAATGGCTTGAAGTCGAAAGTTGTATGACTACTTTCGTCCCCGTGGACGGGGACGAGGAATTCTCCCATTATTCGGAGGACGACGTCCGTCGCCTCTACCCGATCCTTCGTGCCATGGCGGGAGAGCGCATGGCCTTCGAGCGGCCGGGGAATACCCTCCAGCCCACCGCCCTGGCCCACGAGGCCTGGCTGCGCATGCGCTCGAATGGCGACCAGAGCTGGAAAAACACCGCGCACTTCTTCACCGCCGCCGCGGAAACCATGCGCCGCATCCTCATCGACCGAGCGCGGCGCCGGAAGCGCGTGAAGCACGCCGGCGACTTGGAGCGCGTGCCCATGACCGCTGCCGAAGACGAGGCTCAGGACGAGGACGAACCCACGCTTCAGGTCAATGCGGCGCTGGAGAAACTGAAGAAAGTGAATCCTCCCCGGGCGCAGGTG is a window of Luteolibacter sp. Y139 DNA encoding:
- a CDS encoding ECF-type sigma factor, with translation MTTFVPVDGDEEFSHYSEDDVRRLYPILRAMAGERMAFERPGNTLQPTALAHEAWLRMRSNGDQSWKNTAHFFTAAAETMRRILIDRARRRKRVKHAGDLERVPMTAAEDEAQDEDEPTLQVNAALEKLKKVNPPRAQVVLLKFFGGLTNQEVAEEMGVTERTVERYWAYSKTWLFREIRGQR